The genomic segment GAACATCATTCCATCTTTCACACGATTCTGTGCCATCAGTTCTTTCTTGCGCTTCTCCGCATCCATATACATGCTGCGGAACTTATAAAGCTTGAATCTCTTACCGTTTTTACCTACCCTGATCTGTGAAAAAAAGACAGGTCCCGGTGATTTTATGTAAATGCATGGTGCCACAATCAAATACAAAATTCCAGTAATGATACATCCAATCAGGCCGCCGGCAATGTCCATTGCTCGCTTATAAAGCGCCTGCTTCCAGGAAGCCATATTAATACTGCTCGTTAAAACGGTGTAGCTTCCCAACCGCTCTACCCGCTGAACTTCACCTTCCAGCTTTGCCATCTCAATCAGTTTTAAAT from the Anaerotignum faecicola genome contains:
- a CDS encoding sugar transferase, producing GCQIKGISLLDADRVGERINDVPVVATLENVEEYVCREWVDEVFLDLPKEVPLPRDLINDFIEMGITIHLKLIEMAKLEGEVQRVERLGSYTVLTSSINMASWKQALYKRAMDIAGGLIGCIITGILYLIVAPCIYIKSPGPVFFSQIRVGKNGKRFKLYKFRSMYMDAEKRKKELMAQNRVKDGMMF